Proteins encoded by one window of Lutibacter sp. A64:
- a CDS encoding permease, with product MTENLKLALDEFIHVGVALFFIIAFVSILTGFVRAYIPQDKLQRKLSKTGKYSGVMGALLGIPTPFCSASMVPVSMGMLEMGAPLAMVFSFLLSAPLANFVVVAFIFAVFGFKVAIVYFLIVFIGAILFGTIVGKTSLVNQVKTIGKKPVGASNNTCGIPSVKQDKAVNVSNVSECSIENQPQVTCSQPQVSSCTATVDSKFLNIKNDKVREAFEFAWSLFKRIMPYVFIGAVISAVSAAFVPDAFVEKYLGNDNPLAILLGAVIGVPLYLRIEMAIPLLSVLIGKGMSMGAAMALLIGGTGASLPEIAIVSSMLKPKAVAAFVGSIIAIAIIGGFIFYFFF from the coding sequence ATGACAGAAAATTTAAAATTAGCCTTAGACGAGTTTATACATGTTGGTGTAGCCTTATTCTTTATTATTGCGTTTGTATCAATTCTTACAGGTTTTGTAAGAGCGTATATTCCGCAAGATAAATTGCAAAGAAAATTAAGTAAAACAGGTAAGTATAGTGGTGTTATGGGTGCTTTATTAGGAATTCCAACTCCATTTTGTAGTGCTTCAATGGTTCCAGTATCAATGGGAATGCTTGAAATGGGAGCGCCGCTAGCAATGGTTTTTTCATTTTTATTATCTGCTCCATTAGCAAATTTTGTTGTAGTAGCCTTTATTTTTGCGGTATTTGGATTTAAAGTAGCAATAGTTTATTTTTTAATTGTATTTATTGGTGCCATACTTTTTGGAACTATTGTAGGAAAAACATCTCTTGTAAATCAAGTTAAAACAATTGGTAAAAAACCAGTAGGAGCTTCTAATAATACTTGTGGCATTCCTTCAGTTAAACAAGATAAAGCTGTAAATGTATCGAATGTTTCAGAATGTTCAATTGAAAATCAGCCACAAGTAACTTGTAGCCAACCTCAAGTTTCGAGCTGTACTGCTACAGTAGATAGTAAATTTTTGAATATTAAAAATGATAAAGTTAGAGAAGCTTTTGAATTTGCTTGGTCACTTTTTAAGCGTATTATGCCATATGTATTTATTGGAGCAGTAATTAGTGCAGTATCTGCAGCTTTTGTTCCAGATGCATTTGTGGAAAAATATTTAGGAAACGACAACCCTTTAGCAATACTTTTAGGGGCTGTTATTGGTGTGCCTTTATATCTTAGAATTGAAATGGCTATCCCTTTATTAAGTGTTTTAATAGGAAAAGGTATGAGTATGGGAGCTGCAATGGCATTGCTAATTGGTGGAACTGGAGCAAGTTTACCTGAAATAGCGATTGTTTCTTCTATGTTAAAACCTAAAGCGGTTGCTGCTTTTGTTGGTTCTATAATTGCAATAGCAATTATTGGAGGTTTTATCTTCTATTTTTTCTTTTAA
- a CDS encoding glycoside hydrolase family 2 TIM barrel-domain containing protein, whose translation MKKLNIYLLFLISTQFIFSQVRTVKELATNWKFQKGENITAYQTNFDDSKWETVTVPHDWAIYGPFDKEIDKQHVAIVQNGEQVASEKTGRTGALPHIGTAWYRNTFTLPQYEKGKKVMLLFEGAMSEPKVYLNGKKVGEWAYGYSYFYFDISEDIKEGENTLAVQLSNKEFASRWYPGAGLYRKVSVIVKNKTSINQWGTTITTPIINKEMAKVNIKTNVSGENIHLLTTILNAEGEEVASQKTNTKFGDEFVQNIKVNTPNRWSPKNPYLYTAKTQLYEDDILKDEVLTRFGIREIKYEADKGFSLNGEITKFKGVCLHHDLGPLGTAVNKAALRRQLTILKDMGCNAIRSSHNMPSLEQLELCDEMGFLFLAESFDEWAVPKVKNGYNRFFNEYAEKDIINLVKATKNHPSIVMWSSGNEVPDQWGTAGVKRAKWLQDIFHREDPTRPVTVGMDQVKATIESGFGALLDVPGLNYRVHLYEEAYEKFPQGFILGSETASTVSSRGIYKFPVVQENMKQYDDFQSSSYDLEACSWSNVPDEDFVLQDDKPWVIGEFVWTGFDYLGEPTPYDKSWPSRSSYFGINDLAGLPKDRYYLYRSRWNTTDETLHILPHWNWEGREGETTPVFVYTNYNKAELFVNGKSMGIQEKNTATPQNRYRLMWMDVKYEPGTLKVVALNNEGKPVAEKEVKTAGKPYKIVLSPDRKTIKADGKDLSYVTVSVVDKNGIECPTAINQLKFKVSGSGIYRAACNGDATSLELFHLPTMKLFSGKLVVTVQSKTELGDIHLKVTGKGLKSATVELNTVN comes from the coding sequence ATGAAGAAACTCAATATATATTTACTTTTTTTAATAAGTACACAATTCATTTTTTCACAGGTAAGAACGGTTAAAGAATTAGCCACTAATTGGAAATTTCAAAAGGGGGAAAATATAACGGCTTATCAAACAAATTTTGACGATTCAAAATGGGAAACTGTTACAGTTCCACATGATTGGGCAATTTATGGTCCTTTTGATAAAGAAATTGATAAACAACATGTGGCAATTGTTCAAAATGGAGAACAAGTTGCTTCTGAAAAAACAGGAAGAACTGGTGCTTTACCACATATAGGTACTGCTTGGTACCGCAATACATTTACCCTTCCTCAATATGAAAAAGGTAAAAAAGTAATGTTACTTTTTGAAGGAGCCATGAGCGAGCCAAAAGTATATTTAAATGGTAAAAAAGTAGGAGAGTGGGCGTATGGTTACAGTTATTTTTATTTTGATATTTCAGAAGATATAAAAGAAGGAGAGAATACATTGGCAGTTCAACTTTCTAATAAAGAATTTGCTTCTAGATGGTATCCTGGAGCTGGTTTGTATAGAAAAGTGAGTGTTATTGTAAAAAATAAAACGAGTATTAATCAATGGGGAACTACAATTACAACGCCTATTATTAACAAAGAAATGGCTAAAGTGAATATTAAAACCAACGTTTCTGGAGAAAATATACATTTGTTAACTACCATTTTAAATGCTGAAGGAGAGGAAGTTGCTTCACAAAAAACAAACACCAAATTTGGTGATGAATTTGTCCAAAATATAAAAGTAAACACTCCTAATAGATGGAGCCCAAAAAATCCTTATTTGTACACTGCTAAAACTCAATTGTATGAAGATGATATACTTAAAGATGAGGTTTTAACTCGTTTTGGAATTCGAGAAATTAAGTATGAAGCGGATAAAGGCTTTAGTTTAAATGGTGAAATTACAAAGTTTAAAGGTGTTTGTTTGCACCACGATTTAGGTCCGTTAGGAACTGCAGTTAATAAAGCAGCATTGCGGAGACAATTAACTATTCTAAAAGATATGGGTTGTAACGCAATTCGTAGTTCGCACAATATGCCTTCTTTAGAGCAATTGGAATTATGTGATGAGATGGGTTTTTTATTTTTAGCAGAAAGTTTTGATGAATGGGCAGTGCCAAAAGTTAAAAATGGGTATAACCGTTTTTTTAATGAATATGCTGAAAAAGACATAATTAATTTAGTAAAAGCGACTAAAAATCACCCTAGTATTGTAATGTGGAGTTCGGGAAATGAAGTGCCAGATCAATGGGGAACAGCAGGTGTAAAAAGGGCAAAATGGCTGCAAGATATTTTTCATAGAGAAGATCCAACAAGGCCAGTAACTGTTGGTATGGATCAGGTAAAAGCAACCATAGAATCTGGTTTTGGAGCATTGTTAGATGTGCCTGGTTTAAATTATAGAGTGCATTTATATGAAGAAGCTTATGAGAAATTTCCACAAGGTTTTATTTTAGGCTCTGAAACAGCTTCAACAGTTAGCTCTAGAGGAATTTATAAATTTCCTGTAGTACAAGAAAATATGAAACAATATGATGATTTTCAAAGTTCTTCGTACGATCTGGAAGCTTGTAGCTGGTCAAATGTTCCAGATGAAGATTTTGTATTGCAAGATGATAAACCTTGGGTAATTGGCGAATTTGTTTGGACCGGTTTTGATTATTTAGGAGAACCTACTCCATACGATAAAAGTTGGCCTTCTAGAAGTTCTTATTTTGGAATTAATGATTTGGCTGGTTTGCCAAAAGACCGCTATTATTTGTACAGAAGTCGTTGGAATACTACAGATGAAACACTTCATATCTTGCCACATTGGAACTGGGAAGGTAGAGAGGGAGAAACTACCCCTGTTTTTGTTTATACAAACTATAATAAGGCAGAGCTTTTTGTTAATGGAAAAAGTATGGGAATTCAAGAAAAGAATACAGCTACTCCACAAAACAGGTATCGTTTAATGTGGATGGATGTTAAATACGAACCAGGAACTTTAAAAGTAGTAGCTTTAAATAATGAAGGAAAACCAGTTGCTGAAAAAGAAGTGAAAACAGCTGGAAAACCTTATAAAATTGTATTAAGCCCCGATAGAAAAACAATAAAAGCAGATGGAAAAGATTTGTCGTATGTTACAGTTTCTGTAGTAGATAAAAATGGAATTGAATGTCCTACAGCTATCAATCAATTAAAATTTAAAGTTTCTGGTAGTGGAATTTATCGAGCAGCCTGTAATGGAGATGCTACTTCATTAGAATTATTTCACTTACCAACAATGAAATTGTTTAGCGGAAAATTGGTTGTTACTGTGCAATCAAAAACCGAACTAGGCGACATTCATTTAAAAGTCACTGGAAAAGGTTTAAAAAGTGCAACTGTAGAATTAAATACTGTTAATTAA
- a CDS encoding dipeptidase translates to MKTSQILFLLIFAIISCKNISEKKVETTNPEPKPTIDTLTMATEIHKKVLTVDTHIDINTKNFTNNVNYTQELDNQVNLPKMKNGGLDVAWFIVYTGQGELTPEGYANAYKQAIAKFNAIHKLTEEFAPNEIELAITSEKARTINKKGKKVAMIGVENGYPIGADVSRVKEFYDLGARYMSLSHNGHSQLCDSNTGEENNIWLHNGVSELGKEVIAEMNKWGMMIDISHPSKEAMRDMIELSKAPIIASHSSARGLCNHSRNLDDEQLQWLKENGGVIQTVAFGAYLDTEKNNKYKKATNAILNEVAASQDFEIIPWSAYRKLEKEAKSSYYSKYLKITKLAAPKIEALSKTLDPVNIADFVDHIDYLVEKIGIEHVGISSDFDGGGGIDGWKDASETLNVTIELVKRGYTEEQIELLWGGNLFRVLDEVQEVAKKIQGI, encoded by the coding sequence ATGAAAACATCACAAATTCTTTTTCTTTTAATTTTTGCTATAATTTCATGTAAAAATATTTCTGAAAAAAAAGTTGAAACTACTAATCCAGAACCTAAACCTACAATAGATACATTAACTATGGCTACAGAAATTCATAAAAAAGTTTTAACTGTTGATACACATATAGATATTAACACAAAAAACTTTACAAACAATGTAAATTACACTCAAGAACTTGACAATCAGGTGAATTTACCTAAAATGAAAAATGGTGGATTGGATGTTGCCTGGTTTATTGTATATACAGGACAAGGGGAATTAACCCCTGAAGGATATGCAAATGCCTACAAACAAGCAATTGCAAAATTTAATGCCATTCACAAATTAACAGAAGAATTTGCTCCAAATGAAATTGAATTAGCCATCACTTCAGAAAAAGCTAGAACTATTAATAAAAAAGGTAAAAAAGTTGCTATGATTGGTGTTGAAAATGGCTATCCTATTGGTGCCGACGTTAGCCGCGTAAAAGAGTTTTACGATTTAGGAGCTCGTTATATGTCGCTTAGCCATAACGGTCATAGCCAATTATGCGACTCAAATACTGGTGAAGAAAATAACATTTGGCTACATAATGGTGTTAGCGAATTAGGAAAAGAAGTAATTGCCGAAATGAATAAATGGGGAATGATGATTGATATTTCTCATCCTTCAAAAGAAGCAATGAGAGATATGATAGAACTTTCTAAAGCACCTATAATTGCCTCACACTCATCGGCTAGAGGTTTATGTAACCACAGCAGAAATTTAGATGATGAACAACTACAATGGTTAAAAGAAAACGGTGGTGTTATACAAACTGTTGCATTTGGAGCCTATTTAGATACTGAAAAAAATAATAAATATAAAAAGGCGACCAATGCTATTTTAAATGAAGTAGCCGCAAGTCAAGATTTTGAAATTATACCGTGGAGCGCTTATAGAAAATTAGAAAAAGAAGCAAAATCTAGCTATTATTCTAAATACTTAAAAATTACAAAACTTGCAGCACCTAAAATAGAAGCATTATCTAAAACACTAGACCCTGTAAATATTGCCGACTTTGTAGATCATATTGACTATTTAGTTGAAAAAATTGGAATAGAACATGTTGGTATTAGCTCTGATTTTGATGGCGGTGGAGGTATAGATGGCTGGAAAGATGCTTCTGAAACCTTAAATGTTACTATAGAATTAGTTAAAAGAGGTTATACCGAAGAACAAATTGAACTACTTTGGGGTGGAAATTTATTCCGCGTTTTAGATGAAGTTCAAGAAGTTGCTAAAAAAATTCAAGGGATATAA
- a CDS encoding cation:proton antiporter, with product MLELAGIIILGILAQWVAWRFKIPAILPLILIGLLVGPIAAEFLSEDGSKWIEPIWNGEKGLFPGEGLYYFVSLAISIILFEGGLTLKRNEIKTVGPVITKLITLGSTITFFGAGIAAHYVFDLNWEMSFLFAALIIVTGPTVITPILRNIPLKKDVSAVLKWEGILIDPIGALVAVLVFEFISVGGGSGFTKTALIEFGKILLFGTTFGFTFAHALAFAINKNMIPHYLLNVVSLSTVLLVFVESEVFAHESGLLAVVVMGMVLGNNKLENIKELLYFKESISVLLISILFILLSANINIEDMMLLYNWKTVILFSIIIFVIRPLAVFLSTTGSKLKTNEKLFISWVGPRGIVAAGIASLFGSKLLKAGVEGAEYITPLVFMIVLGTVLLNATTARLFAKIVGVFLKKSDGILIVGASNFARLIATYLKKNNRRVVLIDSNLDNINKAKTLGLEAIEGNVYSDDLLEDVELNDVGYLLALTGGAAVNEYAIEKFSSIFGENGAFRIISTDEMQKGDLKPKDHLFTHKDDFLNLSEVVRDFPLVNEVDVNSNEDYKNILNEINKEPNAIPMFIKDKHEGIHIISSLAKDFVIEKGTTLMYLGKTVI from the coding sequence ATGTTAGAACTTGCAGGAATAATTATTTTAGGAATTTTAGCACAATGGGTAGCGTGGAGATTTAAAATCCCAGCAATTTTACCGTTAATTTTAATTGGACTATTAGTAGGTCCAATTGCTGCTGAATTTTTGTCGGAAGATGGATCAAAATGGATTGAGCCAATTTGGAATGGTGAAAAAGGATTGTTTCCAGGAGAAGGGCTTTATTACTTTGTTTCTTTAGCAATTAGTATTATTTTATTTGAAGGTGGTTTAACCTTAAAACGAAATGAAATTAAAACGGTAGGACCCGTAATTACAAAGCTTATTACTTTAGGCTCTACAATTACGTTTTTTGGTGCTGGTATTGCGGCACATTATGTATTTGATTTAAATTGGGAAATGTCCTTTTTATTTGCAGCATTAATTATTGTAACCGGACCAACAGTAATAACACCAATTTTAAGAAATATTCCATTAAAAAAAGATGTTTCGGCAGTTTTAAAATGGGAAGGTATTTTAATAGATCCAATAGGAGCCTTAGTTGCGGTATTGGTTTTTGAATTTATTAGCGTTGGTGGAGGTAGTGGTTTTACCAAAACAGCACTGATAGAATTTGGTAAAATTCTTCTTTTTGGTACTACTTTCGGATTTACATTTGCACATGCATTGGCTTTTGCTATCAATAAAAATATGATTCCTCATTATTTATTAAATGTAGTTTCATTATCTACAGTATTATTGGTTTTTGTAGAATCTGAAGTTTTTGCCCACGAATCTGGTCTTTTAGCGGTAGTAGTTATGGGAATGGTTTTAGGAAATAACAAATTAGAGAACATAAAAGAACTACTTTATTTTAAAGAATCTATAAGCGTATTACTTATTTCAATTTTATTTATTTTACTCTCGGCAAACATTAATATAGAAGATATGATGTTGCTGTATAACTGGAAAACTGTTATTTTATTTAGCATAATTATATTTGTAATTAGACCATTGGCAGTATTTTTAAGTACCACAGGATCTAAACTTAAAACAAATGAAAAACTATTTATAAGCTGGGTTGGCCCAAGAGGTATTGTAGCAGCAGGTATTGCTTCTTTATTTGGAAGTAAGTTATTAAAAGCTGGAGTAGAAGGTGCAGAGTACATTACTCCGTTGGTGTTTATGATTGTACTTGGAACCGTTCTCTTAAATGCAACTACAGCGCGTTTATTTGCAAAAATAGTTGGTGTATTTTTAAAGAAATCGGATGGAATTCTAATAGTCGGAGCTTCAAATTTTGCGCGATTAATAGCAACATACCTCAAAAAAAATAATAGAAGAGTTGTATTAATTGATAGTAACTTAGATAATATTAATAAGGCAAAAACCTTAGGTTTAGAAGCTATTGAAGGCAATGTGTATTCAGATGATTTATTGGAAGATGTTGAGTTAAACGATGTTGGTTATCTATTAGCATTAACTGGGGGAGCAGCAGTAAATGAATATGCAATAGAAAAGTTTTCATCAATTTTTGGAGAAAATGGTGCTTTTAGAATTATTTCGACCGATGAAATGCAAAAGGGAGATTTAAAGCCTAAAGACCACTTATTTACGCATAAAGACGACTTTTTAAATCTTAGTGAAGTAGTACGTGATTTTCCGTTAGTAAATGAAGTTGATGTAAATTCTAACGAAGATTATAAAAACATATTAAATGAAATAAATAAAGAGCCAAATGCAATTCCAATGTTTATAAAAGATAAGCATGAAGGAATTCATATTATTTCTTCTTTGGCGAAAGATTTCGTTATTGAAAAAGGAACAACTTTAATGTACCTTGGTAAAACCGTTATTTAA
- a CDS encoding alpha-ketoglutarate-dependent dioxygenase AlkB family protein, giving the protein MDLFSSNQLENNLPFDGKLLNYGLVLNNTACQYYFKKLLNADFWKYDELILFGKQITTKRKVAWFGDKNIHYSYSKITKTVLPWTPEILELKKLVELRTGKKFNSCLLNLYHNGAEGMAWHSDNEKELGVNPIIASLSLGATRKFSLKHKVTKQKIDLLLPAGNLIVMEGEMQHKWLHSLPKTKKIHTSRINLTFRTIV; this is encoded by the coding sequence ATGGATTTATTTTCTTCAAATCAACTTGAAAACAATCTTCCTTTTGATGGAAAATTACTTAATTACGGATTGGTTTTAAACAATACAGCATGCCAATATTATTTTAAAAAATTATTAAATGCTGATTTCTGGAAATATGATGAATTAATTCTATTTGGAAAACAGATTACAACAAAACGAAAAGTTGCCTGGTTTGGAGATAAAAATATACACTATTCGTATTCTAAAATTACAAAAACAGTTTTACCTTGGACTCCTGAAATTCTAGAATTAAAAAAACTGGTAGAATTAAGAACTGGTAAAAAATTTAATTCTTGTTTGTTAAATCTCTACCATAATGGGGCTGAAGGTATGGCTTGGCATTCAGATAATGAAAAAGAATTAGGTGTAAACCCAATAATTGCCTCGCTTAGTTTAGGGGCAACTCGTAAGTTTTCTTTAAAACACAAGGTAACAAAGCAAAAAATTGACCTGCTTCTACCAGCTGGTAATTTAATAGTAATGGAAGGTGAAATGCAACATAAGTGGCTACATAGTTTGCCAAAAACAAAAAAAATACACACTTCAAGAATTAATTTAACTTTTAGAACTATAGTTTAA